From a region of the Castanea sativa cultivar Marrone di Chiusa Pesio chromosome 10, ASM4071231v1 genome:
- the LOC142612135 gene encoding putative pectinesterase 66, producing the protein MQSLRFFSLITLLLLYCNVSRSAFLCKLNKANPFKVAFTVTVDIAGHGNFTTIQSAIDSIPSGNAKWIRIQIFAGVYREKVTITYDKTCIFLDGAGSRETFIEWDGHESTNTSSTFTSYAKNLVVKGIGFKNTYNLGPKQNDLVPALSAEILGDKAASYNCSFFGVQDTLWDVGGRHYFYQCYIQGGADFIFGNGQSFYEQSVLYYSLETYGNGTYIGYITAQGRDSAEESSGFVFKDCVIHGRGIAYLGRAWKAFSRVVIANSKLSDIVVPVGWDAWQFVGHEDQLTYAEVDNSGPGAETSKRVPWLKKLSACEISQFLSVDKFINQDGWIAKLPTVN; encoded by the exons ATGCAGTCTCTCCGATTCTTTTCATTGATTACTCTTTTGTTACTATACTGCAATGTGTCTAGATCAGCTTTCTTGTGTAAACTAAATAAAGCCAACCCCTTCAAAGTTGCATTTACCGTCACTGTAGATATTGCAGGTCACGGAAACTTCACGACCATTCAAAGCGCCATTGATTCTATTCCTTCAGGCAACGCTAAGTGGATACGGATTCAAATTTTTGCTGGCGTATACAG AGAAAAAGTCACAATCACATACGATAAAACTTGCATTTTCCTTGATGGAGCAGGCAGCCGGGAAACATTTATTGAATGGGATGGTCATGAAAGTACGAATACTAGCTCTACTTTCACTTCATATGCTAAAAATCTTGTAGTGAAAGGCATTGGCTTTAAG AACACATACAATTTGGGGCCAAAACAGAACGACCTCGTACCAGCTTTGTCAGCTGAAATACTTGGGGACAAAGCTGCTTCCTACAACTGCAGCTTTTTTGGGGTGCAAGATACGTTGTGGGATGTGGGCGGCCGCCATTACTTTTACCAATGCTACATCCAAGGTGGAGCCGATTTTATATTTGGCAATGGCCAATCTTTCTATGAg CAAAGTGTCCTATATTATTCGTTGGAAACATATGGTAATGGAACCTACATCGGCTATATAACAGCACAAGGGAGGGACTCAGCTGAGGAATCTTCTGGATTTGTATTTAAAGATTGTGTGATTCATGGGAGAGGTATAGCTTACCTTGGGAGAGCTTGGAAAGCTTTTTCCAGAGTAGTTATTGCCAATTCAAAGTTATCAGATATAGTAGTCCCAGTGGGCTGGGATGCTTGGCAATTCGTGGGCCATGA AGATCAACTTACATATGCGGAGGTGGATAATTCTGGACCGGGTGCTGAGACTTCCAAACGTGTTCCTTGGCTAAAGAAATTGAGTGCATGtgaaattagtcaatttttAAGTGTTGATAAATTCATCAACCAAGATGGATGGATCGCCAAACTACCTACAGTCAATTGA